A single Lolium perenne isolate Kyuss_39 chromosome 6, Kyuss_2.0, whole genome shotgun sequence DNA region contains:
- the LOC127307160 gene encoding norbelladine synthase, translating into MKGSLCHELETGLPAADVWEVYGSLLLAQLIPQVLPTIAANVEVAGDGGVGTILHVTFCPGIPLTYQKEKFIKVDHENLVKEAVVVEGTVLDLGFLKYLMRFEIVESADKTCVIKSTLEYEVADGDTKTASLASTATLAGLAEAITNHLKAQKSAEKTS; encoded by the exons ATGAAGGGAAGTCTCTGCCACGAGCTCGAGACTGGCCTCCCTGCAGCCGATGTGTGGGAGGTCTATGGAAGCCTCCTCCTTGCCCAACTGATTCCACAGGTGCTTCCCACCATTGCCGCCAATGTTGAGGTTGCAGGAGATGGCGGGGTCGGAACAATCTTGCATGTCACCTTCTGTCCCG GCATCCCGCTGACATATCAAAAGGAAAAGTTCATCAAGGTCGACCATGAGAACCTTGTCAAGGAGGCGGTCGTGGTGGAAGGAACCGTCCTGGATCTGGGATTTCTGAAGTACCTGATGCGGTTTGAGATCGTAGAGAGTGCTGACAAGACTTGCGTGATAAAGTCAACCCTGGAATACGAAGTTGCCGACGGTGATACAAAGACCGCATCCCTCGCCAGCACCGCTACTTTAGCTGGTCTGGCTGAGGCCATCACAAATCACCTCAAGGCGCAGAAGAGCGCTGAGAAAACTTCATAA
- the LOC127310285 gene encoding cyclin-F2-2-like codes for MDPCTFEFLSGSPLSAAFLACGNQRTPEFDDAYLRAIDAHDPLPPLHFAPAPVHHAAELHDSIELPAMRELFTAALLDAHVIELQPAVEMFMAPRHPVQRKRAAPASGVAASKNSAKRPRTCALLPDYNAHMDANLREMEKNVKLRPSPDYLTTVQGDQMSRSIRQDLVYWIDDFSHYFDLAPGTLHRAVSYVDRFLSLRTLSTADMHYELRLLRATALYTAAKYEERCTKFNLDAVGIAKLCRFDTAKDVTDMESNMLAVLQYELGGPTVYTFVEHFTRHSNGEQDLEIQRLAHDLAESSVIDYELLQLLPSAVAASAVFLARLILNPKAIQVRQWNKDFEELTGYKPTDLILGIQSLHISNPDPRFEIWPVFLQEEYELY; via the coding sequence ATGGATCCCTGCACCTTTGAGTTTCTTTCGGgttctcctctctccgccgccttCTTAGCCTGCGGCAACCAGCGGACGCCGGAGTTTGACGACGCCTATCTCCGGGCCATCGATGCTCATGATCCGCTTCCACCTCTCCACTTCGCTCCCGCACCCGTCCACCACGCCGCAGAACTCCATGATTCCATCGAACTCCCGGCGATGCGCGAGCTGTTCACCGCCGCCCTCCTCGACGCCCACGTTATCGAGCTCCAGCCCGCCGTCGAGATGTTCATGGCACCCAGGCACCCAGTCCAAAGAAAACGCGCTGCTCCTGCCTCGGGCGTCGCCGCCTCAAAGAACTCCGCCAAGCGCCCGCGGACTTGCGCGTTGCTGCCCGACTACAACGCCCACATGGACGCCAACCTCCGGGAGATGGAGAAGAATGTCAAGCTGCGGCCCTCGCCAGACTACCTGACGACGGTGCAGGGAGATCAGATGAGCAGGTCCATTCGCCAAGACCTCGTGTACTGGATCGACGACTTCAGCCATTACTTCGACCTCGCCCCCGGCACGCTTCACCGCGCCGTCTCCTACGTGGACCGCTTCCTCTCATTGCGAACCCTGTCGACGGCTGATATGCACTATGAGCTCCGTCTACTCCGCGCCACGGCGCTCTACACCGCCGCCAAATACGAGGAGCGGTGCACAAAATTCAATCTGGACGCCGTGGGCATCGCCAAACTCTGCAGGTTCGACACGGCCAAGGATGTGACCGACATGGAGTCCAACATGTTGGCTGTGCTGCAGTACGAGCTCGGCGGACCGACGGTCTACACCTTTGTCGAACACTTCACCAGGCACAGCAATGGAGAGCAAGACTTGGAGATCCAGCGGTTGGCGCATGACCTCGCCGAATCATCGGTCATCGACTACGAATTGCTGCAGCTCCTGCCGTCCGCAGTGGCGGCGTCTGCGGTCTTCCTTGCGAGGCTAATCCTAAACCCCAAGGCCATCCAGGTGCGGCAGTGGAACAAAGATTTTGAGGAGCTGACGGGGTACAAGCCCACGGACCTCATCCTTGGCATTCAGTCCTTGCACATCAGTAATCCCGATCCTCGCTTCGAGATCTGGCCAGTTTTCTTGCAAGAAGAATATGAATTGTATTGA
- the LOC127307159 gene encoding outer envelope pore protein 37, chloroplastic, whose product MAAATTATPSSSSSTTKNPNPFNLPPWLRCPLTFLCPPPPPPPPPPLPPPPPPPQPAVVPLEPRRRLPGLRVTTEYDSEEAVFAHKVSCKLAGGLAKLRLSFQSEPQGQGEDPRHLFSTPVLGFVTKHFSAMYDVERNNTLLRGNASLPGGAVQLRASHDVKEQEGEVAVITRLGDPSYRLEISSLVPYSGLPRATLHFPIGQVSVEERTNEDDQKMLSVYGAAKADFLDGILTAQYNENDLNLRYCYKDNEVTLIPSVSLPSNAVSMDFKRRFGPSDKLSYHFNFDTDDWNAVYKHTIGKSYKLKAGYDSEVRVGWASIWAGQEEGKAKTAPMKMKVQLMLQVPQDNFRNPSVLFRVKKRWDL is encoded by the exons ATGGCGGCCGCCACCACCGcaacgccctcctcctcctcctccaccaccaagaACCCTAACCCCTTCAATCTGCCGCCATGGCTCCGCTGCCCCCTCACCTTCCTCTGCccgccccctcctcctccccCGCCGCCCCCTCTCCCGCCGCCCCCGCCGCCCCCACAGCCAGCGGTGGTGCCTCTGGAGCCGCGGCGGAGGCTGCCGGGGCTGCGGGTGACCACGGAGTACGACAGCGAGGAGGCCGTCTTCGCGCACAAGGTGTCGTGCAAGCTCGCGGGCGGGCTCGCCAAGCTGCGGCTGTCGTTCCAGAGCGAACCGCAGGGGCAGGGGGAGGACCCGCGGCACCTCTTCTCCACCCCCGTACTCGGGTTCGTCACCAAGCACTTCTCCGCGATGTATGACGTTGAGCGCAACAACACGCTGCTCCGCGGCAACGCCTCGCTCCCCGGTGGCGCCGTCCAGCTTCGCGCCTCGCACGATGTCAAG GAGCAAGAAGGAGAAGTTGCAGTGATAACTAGGTTGGGTGATCCATCTTATAGACTTGAGATATCATCTTTGGTGCCTTACAGTGGTTTG CCAAGAGCAACACTCCACTTTCCAATCGGTCAAGTTTCAGTGGAAGAGAGGACAAATGAAGACGACCAGAAAATGTTGTCTGTGTATGGGGCTGCAAAAGCTGATTTTTTAGATGGCATTCTTACTGCCCAATACAACGAGAATGATCTGAATCTGAGATATTGTTATAAG GACAACGAAGTAACTTTAATTCCAAGTGTCTCCTTGCCTTCCAATGCCGTATCGATGGACTTCAAAAGGCGTTTTGGTCCTTCTGATAAGTTAAG CTATCATTTTAACTTCGACACTGATGACTGGAATGCTGTTTATAAGCATACGATCGGTAAAAGTTACAAATTGAAAGCTGGTTATGATTCAGAGGTGCGAGTTGGATGGGCTTCGATTTGG GCTGGACAAGAAGAGGGCAAAGCGAAGACTGCACCGATGAAGATGAAAGTTCAGCTGATGCTTCAAGTGCCCCAGGACAATTTCCGCAATCCTTCTGTACTATTTCGCGTGAAGAAAAGGTGGGATCTGTAG